Proteins encoded by one window of Vidua chalybeata isolate OUT-0048 chromosome 15, bVidCha1 merged haplotype, whole genome shotgun sequence:
- the LOC128795877 gene encoding uncharacterized protein LOC128795877 isoform X2, with translation MARARAAVAAAARQAQGEGSQTTAAALARQQAETERKAMANARLAAAATRMRLVEKRNPEAGAGEGTSRAAGATRAQTGRKRRARVVGVGTESGEACPSDGQYGVDTSEPEWDREGGDVSLGEDESAPEIAAALERARRRGQGRGGSVHTPVVTQAEMGRVQGANVCQGTASTPFPRQSTHAHSACAHSQSQPVSDIVKLKQLIQQESTSQTAGFASVNQLLQELHRDLSEIQIGEQTSESFAVPTSAGQTTAPPSGGTAILQEVLPEPVAQAIAPPSGGSVTLQHFFPVLYKKKSRARKTTPARQQEPPLIPERHETQDTPAEAQQQDDTVCITASEGVPVWTIPTSRSADPSRQGESIIISKGVVEFLLQYLTTALESHSELLTHLSKISQTVQGSRVFPSAADVPFSSAITQPSSLQMPQMSFLQTPRLLYGKRHGGDPWRS, from the exons ATGGCGAGAGCCCGCGCTGCCGTAGCGGCAGCCGCCCGGCAGGCACAGGGTGAAGGctcccaaaccacagcagcGGCGTTGGCCAGGCAGCAGGCTGAGACAGAGCGAAAAGCTATGGCAAATGCTCGTCTCGCGGCAGCGGCAACGCGCATGCGTCTGGTGGAGAAGCGAAACCCAGAagccggggcgggggagggCACCTCGCGTGCGGCGGGCGCGACACGAGCACAGACGGGACGGAAGCGACGCGCCCGGGTTGTGGGCGTTGGCACAGAGTCAGGAGAGGCATGTCCCAGTGATGGGCAGTATGGGGTGGATACATCAGAGCCGGAGTGGGATCGGGAAGGTGGCGACGTCAGTCTCGGGGAGGATGAGAGCGCTCCCGAGATCGCGGCTGCGCTGGAGAGAGCAAGGAGGCGCGGCCAGGGTCGGGGCGGGAGCGTCCACACCCCCGTGGTGACACAGGCAGAGATGGGGCGTGTCCAGGGTGCAAACGTTTGCCAGGGCACCGCCTCCACACCGTTCCCACGGCAATCGACTCATGCGCACtcagcctgtgcccacagccaatCCCAGCCAGTCTCAGACATTGTAAAGCTGAAACAGTTGATACAGCAAGAGTCGACATCCCAGACTGCGGGATTTGCAAGTGTAAATCAATTGTTACAAGAATTGCACAGGGATTTATCAGAGATACAGATAGGGGAACAAACGTCCGAGTCTTTTGCAGTGCCGACCTCAGCCGGTCAGACGACAGCGCCACCCAGTGGCGGAACCGCAATATTGCAGGAGGTTTTGCCGGAGCCGGTTGCCCAAGCCATCGCGCCACCCAGTGGTGGGTCTGTAACATTGCAacacttttttccagttttatataAGAAGAAGTCTAGGGCGAGGAAGACTACACCTGCACGACAGCAGGAACCTCCGCTGATTCCAGAACGGCATGAGACTCAGGACACTCCTGCTGAGGCGCAGCAACAGGATGATACTGTATGTATTACTGCTTCGGAGGGTGTCCCAGTCTGGACAATTCCAACATCAAGGTCTGCTGATCCCTCACGTCAGGGAGAGTCAATTATAATATCAAAAGGAGTTGTTGAGTTTCTTTTACAGTATCTGACCACAGCCTTGGAGTCACATTCAGAGCTGCTGACTCATCTTTCGAAAATTTCTCAAACAGTACAGGGCAGCCGTGtgtttccctctgcagcagACGTTCCATTCTCATCCGCAATCACCCAGCCCTCATCCTTGCAGATGCCACAGATGTCG TTCTTACAGACACCCAGGCTCTTGTATGGCAAAAGGCATGGAGGAgatccctggaggagctga
- the LOC128795877 gene encoding uncharacterized protein LOC128795877 isoform X1 — translation MGMGFRQIVFMCFILLPVAMSNRAHFPMRQPKGNVWETLAKAAGLDSICLTHSRPGKPFSTCLVGVPVKEWPIPKNIPPKVLKSFSDPMEGWHVWTQFLPVAHFEPQELDIFGSTRMKFCIIFNPSGVTETDNHTIDVTPNQPFYRNASSWCNYTKMMSKLSLQNPTVLPKGIFLICGDRIWPAIPAKIRGGPCSIGELSLITPNLKILREQSHRKIRSIEQYGPNCNDEVYTWDKARRIAVAIFSPQAASGVALTQLDHIACWLSKHTHAISSALSDMLTDIDSARQATLQNRAAIDYLLLSHGHGCEEFEGMCCMNLSDHSKSIHENIKQMQNSINKLQKVTGSWWDDFINLFSLSPLWREFLKTAFYILIGFLVLLLVLPCIFLCTRRVMDKVARQVFLVQTGGGDVGTQGVPQTLLDVLGPGQKPLRPWQAARDPCGLELDPWNNLPTLQEEQEITKV, via the coding sequence ATGGGCATGGGGTTCAGACAGATAGTGTTCATGtgcttcattcttttgcctGTTGCCATGAGCAATAGGgcacattttcccatgagacagccaaagggaaatgtgtgggaaactttggcaaaggcagcaggtctggacagcatttgtctgactcattcaaggccagggaaaCCATTCTCGACATGTTTGGTAGGTGTGCCGGTGAAGGAATGGCCGATCCCAAAGAACATCCCTCCAAaggttctgaaatctttttcgGATCCTATGGAAGGATGGCATGTCTGGacacagttccttcctgtggctcatttcgaaccccaggaattggacatCTTTGGgtcaacaagaatgaaattttgcatcatATTCAACCCATcaggagtgacagagacagataaccACACGATAGATGTCACTCCAAACCAGCccttttacagaaatgcatcatcctggtgcaattacaccaagaTGATGAGCAAACTATCCCTCCAGAATCCAACCGTTTtaccaaaaggaattttcttaatttgtggggacagaatttggcctgCTATCCCTGCAAAAATCAGGGGCGGTCCATGCAGCATTGGAGAACTCTCATTGATAACACccaatttgaaaattttgagggaacagtcacacagaaaaataagatcCATTGAACAATATGGCCCAAATTGTAATGATGAAGTTTATACCTGGGACAAGGCTCGGAGAATTGCAGTAGCAATTTTCTCACCCCAAGCAGCATCGGGGGTGGCCTTGACACAACTGGACCACATAGCGTGTTGGTTGAGCAAACacactcatgccatttcctctgcactgaGCGACATGTTAACAGATATCGACAGTGCGAGACAAGCAACGCTTCAGAACAGGGCGGCAATTGATTATTTGCTGCTATCACACggacatgggtgtgaagaatttgagggaatgtgctgcatgaacttgTCTGATCATTCGAAATCCAtccatgaaaacataaaacaaatgcaaaatagcaTCAACAAATTGCAAAAGGTTACAGGATCATGGTGGGATGACTTCATCAACCTTTTTAGTCTCTCACCATTGTGGAGGGAGTTTTTGAAGAcagcattttatattcttataGGGTTTCTAGTTCTCCTGCTTGTTCTGCCGTGCATTTTTCTATGCACTCGGCGTGTCATGGACAAAGTGGCAAGACAGGTCTTCTTGGTGCaaacaggagggggagatgtcggaacccaaggtgtccctcagacactcttggatgttctgggcccagggcagaagcctctgagaccctggcaggcggccagggacccctgtggtcttgagcttgacccatggaacaatttaccaaccttgcaggaagaacaagaaatcacaaaagtttag